In the genome of Candidatus Saganbacteria bacterium, the window CCTTCTCGTGTGTGATGACACGACTTTTGAGTATTTGCTGTATCTTTTTAGCATATTCTTCGCTGATATACCCTATTTTAATAAACTGAGGGGGGTCACCATGTCCGTAGAACTTCCTAAAATAGTGACCAAGAAAGTGAAATTTTTCAAAATACCTTCCGATAAGAATCTGGCAGAGATTTTAGAAATCCGATATGAAAGTTTTCATGTCGGATTTTTTGTTTTAGGAGGCATAATGATATCATCATCAGCGCTATCGCCGCGAGTATATCGCATGCGAGCTTTTGTTAAAGATGGCCAAGGCGGCAATTTAGCGGGGGTTGTCTGCGTAAAACCGAACTTCCCGGAAGCCAGGATGCAAAGCATTGCCCGTGAGATCGGGTATTCTAAAACTGCTTTTGTTATGCCTTCCGATAAGGCGGATTTCCGTTTGCGATTTTTTACTCCTACGACAGAAGAGCCGTCTTGCGGCCACGCGACAATTGCCGCATTCGAATTTCTTCGCCTTCAAGGAGCAATTGGTCCCGGGAATTATACTGCAGAAACAATGAACGGCGTTTCAGAAGTTGAAGTTAAAGGCGGCGGGAATGTTTTTATGCGCCAGTTCAACCCAAAATTTTATTCTCACGTCGGCTGGGATAAGTTGTTCCCATGCTTTAGAGGCTTAGAGAGATGGGAAGCCGAACAAAAGCTGCGGCCACAGCTTGTATCAACGGGATTGATCGACGTGCTTATGCGTGTTAATTCTTTGGAAACTCTGCTGCAAATGTTGCCGGATCCGGCGCGCATTGTTGAACTATGCACATGGCTTGCCGAAAATGACCCTCTTATCATGGCCAAAAGGGCTATTGATCCAAATGTCCATGTAACAGGGATACATGCGTTTTCTATTGATACATTCACGGGCGCAACCGCGCATTGCCGTAATTTTGCTCCGGGAGACGGGATAGACGAAGAACCGGCAACAGGGACTTCAAATGGCGCTTTAAGCGCGTATTTGTTTCATCATGGAGCAATAGGCTCTGTTCAAGCTCGATCATTGAGGTTTGAGCAAGGATATTGTATGAAAAGCCCTTCGGAAATTTTGGCGCGGTTGGAAACCAAACATAATTCGATCGATCGGGTTTGGGTTGGCGGCCAAGCGATAGTTTTAAAATAATTTTAAAGATATAAAAGATATATAGGAGAATAAAATGGCAATAAGAACGGAATTCCCAAAGACATGGAGCTCTCAAATGGTTGGAAGACATGCAAAACTAGAGGGCCTTCAGCAAAAGAGGATCAACCCTTACAGCTCGACTAGATTTGATCGCACGCATACAAATTTAGATATCCATCGAATATGCGGAAATTTGTCTGCCGATGCAGACTTCCCTTCCGGCGTCAAATTAAGCGGAAGGATCATGACCATCAGGGATATGGGAAAAATAATTTTTGCGCATATTGAAGATGAATCGGGAAAGATCCAGGTCGCGCTTTTTAAAAATGAGATCGGGGATGAAAAATATAAAACTTTTGTTGATTGTTTGGAAAGAGGGGATATTGTTGGATTTTCCGGGAATATGTTCAAAACAAGAGCCGGTGAAATAACACTTAGAGTCGCCGACTTCGAGGTCTTATGTAAATCGTTAAGGCCGCTTCCGGAAAAATTTCACGGCTTAAAAGATGAAGATGTAAGGCAAAGGCAAAGATATTTGGATCTGGCTTCAAATTCTGATGTCAGGGGTACTTTCAGAAAACGAAGCCAAGTTGTTTGGGGAATGCGGCAGTTTTTGCATGGGATGGGTTTTATGGAAGTTGAAACCCCGATTCTCCAAGAGATCCACGGCGGGGCGGCGGCGCGTCCTTTCAAAACCCATAGCAATGCACTCGATATGGATTTGTTTTTGCGGATCGCGACCGAACTTCATTTAAAGCGCCTGATCGTCGGCGGGTTTGAAGGGGTTTTTGAGATCGGCCGGATCTTTAGGAATGAAGGGATAGACAAAAGGCATAATCCAGAATTTACAAGCATGGAATTATATTGGGCTTATCACAATTTGGCCGATATGATGGCTATTACCGAAAATTGCGCGGCGCATATTATTAGGGCAATTCATGGCAAGCATCAAATAAATTACCAGGGAACGGAATTGGATTTCACTCCACCATGGAAAAGAATGACGATGGAAGAATCGCTTGAACAAGTCGGCGGGGTAAATGTATTCGGGGCAAGCGTTGATAGGCTTAGGGAAATAGCGATAGAAAGAGGCGTCCATTTTGAGGATTCAATGGGGAGAGGATGGCTTGTAACAACCTTATTTGAAGAACTTGTCGAGAAAAGGATAGTACAGCCTACATTTATATACAGGTATCCTGTCGAGACGACGCCTCTTGCAAAAAGATCACCGGATGATCCTGCTTTCTGCGAACGCTTTGAAGCATATGCCATGGGTATGGAACTTGCGAACGCTTATTCGGAATTAAATGACCCTGTCGACCAAAGGGCGCGCTTTGAAGAACAAGCGAAAGCTTTAGAAGGCGGCAATGAAGAGGCCCAGCCGTTCGATGAAGATTTTCTTCAAGCGATAGAAGTCGGCATGCCGCCGACGGGAGGATTAGGCATCGGAATAGATAGGCTTGCAATGCTCGCAACCGATTCGCCGTCGATCAGGGAAGTTATACTCTTCCCGACGATGAAAAGCATTAAATGATGCATAAATTGGGCCTTATGCGCCCGCTGATGCACGCATTAGAAGTTCGAACGCCTATTACTCCTGCCGACATGGGGGATATGATCAAGAAAAGCGGCTTGCATTTTCTTGTACAGCGTTCTCCTTTCCGCGTATTTCAAACCAGAGAATTTAAACAAGCGGGAGCGGAGATTGTCACTGAATTGGGGAAAAAAGCAAGGGTTGTTTTTAATGTAAAGCAAATTCCGCCTGATTTTCTGTTTTCCGGCATGGTAGGCGTAAATTTTTCCCATGTAACCAAAGGGCAACCGGAAAATATGGAATACCTTGACGCTGCAATGCGAAAGGGGTCTTCCATTTGTGACATTGAATATATTGTAGATCCTAATAGCGAGAAACGCCTGGTAGCCTTTGGCCGTTTTGCGGGAATGGTCGGCATGATCGATACCTTGCATGTTCTAGGAAAAAGACTTGATGAGGAAGAAGGGATTTCGACTCCTTTTGCAAAATTAATGAGACCCCATCAATATTCAAATTTGGCGGCTATTAAAGAACACTTAAAGCAAATAGGAGATGAGATCAGGGCAAACGGGCTTCCGGATACCTTGATGCCGTTAATTATTGGTTTTACGGGGGGCTCCGGAAGATGCGCATGCGGAGCATTGGAAATTTTCAACGCGCTTAATCCCGCAATGCTTCGGCCGCGGGATATTTTGACTCCGGGATTTGTCAGCGCCCTTCCGCGGAACACGATTTATGGAATAAGCCTTGAAAGGGTCGGGGAGGATGGAAGATATGTTCGCACAGACGGCAGGCCCTCATTAATAGAGGATCTTGATGCAGATCCTATGGCTTATGAAAGTACTCTCCCTAGATACCTTGATTTATTCACGGTACTGGTTCATTCGGCCCCTTGGAACTCGGGACAACCAGTGCTTGTTTCAAATGGGGCTTTAAGCTCGAGGAAAACCAACACTTTAAGGGCCATTGGAGATGTCAGCTGCGATATTTGGCCGAAGGGCCCGATGGAGTGTACGCCTATAGGCACCAAACCCCAGGATCCATTTATCGTATATAATCCGCAAGATGGTTCATATCAAATGGGTTTCAGGGGGAAAGGTATAGTGGTAAATGCATGTGAAACTATGCCCTGCTTGCTGCCCTATGATGCGTCTGTATCGGTAAGCGAAATGCTTAAACCTTTTATTCCAGCGTTCGCCAATGCAAGCCTTGATGGGCAGATCGAAGGAAGCAACCTGCCGATCGAGCTGCAAAAGGCTTTTATTGTTTGGAATGGACAAATTTCTGCAGGATTCGGACAAGATTATTATCCAGAAATGCACAGAATGCTTGGTCTTTATAGAAGCATTTATAGTGAAGGGTTCTTTCGAATAAGGGAGGTCTTGGCGGCAGTTCCCGCGGTAAGCAGTATTTACGATCAATTATTTGATCCCGTTTCGGAACAACTTGTACGTTTTAAACCAGAGGAAATTAATAATGATTTTTGCTGTTGAGCTTCCAAGGATATTTTCTAGAGTTGCCGCAAAAAGGGTGGAAGCAAGGGACCCGGCGAAGCTTGCTATAGGCCTTATAAAAAGATTCGGGGCAGTATATATAACCGGAGAGATATTCGGAGCGGTTACCAGGGATTTTGGATTATGCCATGAAAATAATTCCGGACGCGGAAAAACAAAGTGGCTTACAGATAATCTTCCAAAGTTTGATTCAGTATTTGGAAAAAGCTTATTTATCGATCTTGAAGAAGTGGTTCATAATGGTTCAACTTTGCCCAGTATCGGCGAAAAGATCGAGGTAGGATTGAGGAATGCATTGGCGGAGATCAATGGCTGCGGCGATGACATAAAAACAATCGCAATAGATGAATTCCATTGGACGGTTCCGCCATTGGAAGTGGTTAAGTTGCCGGCTTCTTGCGCAAAGCTCCAAATGGATATTTTACATGCATTAGATGCCCAAAGATCAAAAGGTAAAAAGTTAGTATTTGTAAGTTGGCTTCATCCAAAGGATATTTCTTTCGCTCCGCATCTTTTAAGAACAGGTTTGGCCGATAATATCCCGATAATTGAATTCGAGTGTTCGCAAGAAGTTGACGGGTAGAAACTCTCAAGTGTAGAGAGAAAATAAAAAGGGGGAATAAAAATGTTGAGACCAAATGCGGTACGACCGGCAGGAAGCTTTGATAAAGCGATAAAATTAGGCGGAGCTGTTTATAGAGGCATTCAAGGTGTTGGGGTGTTCGCACAAAATACAGGAAGGATCGCGCTTAAAGATACAAAGTTCGAAAGAGGGTTTACCGATAGAACGGAAGCGATCTATTTAAAATGGCGGACGGCTGTTGAAACGGCAAATTCTTTTGACGGTATAGCCCCTTATAAAAACCTTAAGGGTTTCAAGGATGTTACTCTGACGCAATGGCTGGATTGGAAATGGCAAGTAAAAAATTCTTTCAAAAACCCCGTTGATCTTCTTAAAGCTCTTGGTGTTGAATTTGAGCAATCGCAGTGGGATGATATTTCTAAAGCTTTCAAGGATTCACAGGCACGGTTTGGCATTAATACTTTTGAAATGCGCGTAACTCCCTCCTACGCTTCAATGATCAAAGCCAGGGATATCGATTCTGCGGCCCTCGCCGAGTTAAAAGATCCAAAGAATTGGAAAAATCCAACGCTTTGGGCAAGATTTATAGATCCGATATTTAACCAGGCATTTATGCATCCCGCAGAATTGGTCAGGGATGAATTTGAAAATGCCGATCCCCTGCATGAGGACGCTATGAAAGTTGCTAAAAGCACAACCCGTCGCTATCCAAACAGGGTACTGCTTGAAATTACAGAAACATGCGGGATGTATTGCAGGCATTGCACAAGAAGGCGAAAAGTTTCAACCGAAAGCTTGAGCTGGGATGACATCAAGCAAGGGATCGATTACGTTCGCAGTAATCCAGAAGTCAGGGACGTCCTGCTTTCAGGGGGAGATGCCTTTTTGGTTAACGATAAATTATTGGATAGGATACTGACCGAACTGGAATCAATCCCTCATGTTCAGATAATAAGATTTGGAACCCGTACTCCTGTTGTTCTTCCTCAAAGAATAACACCTGCTCTGGTTTCGATGTTAAAGACCCATCAAGCCAAAAAAGCACTATGGTTGAACACTCATTTCAACCATCCGAGAGAACTTGAAAATCCAGAATCAAGGAGAGCCTTGGCGCTTCTTGCCGATGCTGGAATTCCTATGGGCAACCAATCGGTATTGCTTGAAGGTGTAAATAATAGTCCAAAAATTATGATGGACCTGGTACATGGTTTACTTCAAAATCGTGTGAGACCGTATTATATTTATATTAACGACCTTTCTGAAGGAATCGCACATTTTAGGACAAGTGTATCGGATGGATTAAAAATAATGCTTGCTTTGCGAGGATTCACGACCGGATTTGCAGTGCCAACATTTTTGATCGATGCCCCGGGTGGTGGAGGTAAAATTCCTCTTGCTCCTCAATATGTTGCAGGATTTTCTCCGGATGGCAAATATATTTTACTTAAGAATTATGAGACATTTGATGATTCTAATCTCGAGGGAGCGGCAGTTTTTAAATATCCGGTCAAAGGACCTGAAGATATTGCCGCGGTAAAAGCATTATTGAGAATGCCATCATGATGGATTACTTTAGCACAGGAAGGGTCGTTGCCCCAAAAGGAGCTATGCTTTTTAGTGCGAGAAAACTTGATCCAAAGCTTCCTATTAGGCCTTCGGAGGCATTGATCTCCGGTAGATTGACCTTAAATATTGATTCTGCAAGCTTTCATCAAATTTCTGATGTGTGCCATGGCGATCCAGCAATGATAGGCGATCATATTGCGAAAATATCCGCTAGAAAAGGTAAAATGCACAATCCGAAAACAAATTCGGGCGGCGTTGTGATGGGTACCATTACAGAAATGGGAAAATATTTTCCTGTGTCTAAGTTTGGATTTGGTGTGGGAGATAGGATCTGTACTCTCGTTTCGCTAACGGTTACTCCTCTGCAGATCGATAAGATAGTTGATGTCCGCCCCGAAACGGAACAGATAGATATCGATGGCCATGCAATTTTGCCGGCTAGCGGTCTAGCAGCTAAAATGCCGTCCGATTTTCCAGAACCTCTTGCTTTGGCCGCTTTTGATATTGCTGGAGCACCTTCATATGTTGAAAAATATGTTAAACCCGGGCAAAGAGTCTTTGTGATCGGCGGTGGTGGAAAATCCGGAGCATTTACTCTGTGCCAAGCCAGAAAAAATTTAGGCAAGACCGGATCATTGATAGGTCTTGATATATCGGATCAGGCAGTCGATAGGATGAAAACTTTAGGCTTTGCCGACTATGTTGTTAAGGGAAGCGCTTTGGAGCCACTTGCAACTCTTGAAACAATATCCAGCATAACCGGCGGGAAAATGGCTGATCTTGTTATAAATGTATCAAGCAGGCCAGGCACGGAAATGGCTTCAATATTGTCCGTTAGGGACGGCGGCCAAATAATATTTTTCGGGATGGCAACATCTTTTCAAGGCGCGGCTCTTGGAGCCGAAGGGGTCGGCAAATATGCCGAATTGATCATGGGGACAGGCTATCTTCCTGGACATGCAGATCTAACGCTTGAACTTATGCGGCATTTTCCTAATATGCTCGATATGCTGGGGAATATTTTTGTAGAGAGAAATCCAAATTATTTGCCGGCGTCATCTGCGCAATATGTTGAAGCTCAAGGGGGCCCGTTCTCTGTTTGGCAAAAAGTTTTATAAGATAAGGAGAAGATCATGCAAACTCATCCTACGGTTTTGAGGGGCCCAGTTTCCCAAGCTTCATTTCGTGAGGCAATGGCTCGCGTTCCTCAAGTTAGGGTGGACCAAGGCAAGGGCTAATCAGAACCGCACGGTCAACAGCTGCGAATATTGCCGGTTCAATCTTTAACGATTGCGTAGTTGGAAGGACAACTGTAGCAATTGAAAGGGCTACCCTAACACTTATGGGTGTTGACGGGGCAAAGTTTTATGTGCCTCACACAAAAGCAATAGTCGATGCGGCAATGCGTGAAGGAAAAGAGAAACTTTCTGGCGGGATTTTTCGTCCATTTGTTAATGCGATGATTGCAAAAGGATTTGAAGATGTCCAAATGTTTGCGGATAGCCTTGTAAGCGGTGAAAATGTTTCGGATGTGACGGCCGTTCCTTCTCAAGATGAAGCAAAGGTTCTTGCGCTTATGGACCGGATAACGAGTGATGCAATGTCTCGTTTGGATGGCGCGATTGCCCTAAGAGCAAAAAATCGCAGCGAATTGGGAGTAGGCGAGCCGCCATTATTATATTTGATCGTTGCTACCGGTGAAATAAAAGACGATGCCCGTCAAGCAAGGGTTGTTGCAAGAGAAGGCGCCGATGTAATAGCTGTCATTAGACATTCCGGACAAAGTTTGCTTGACCATTTTCCAGTAGGCATGATCGGCGGCGGCGAAGGCGGAACTTACGCCACTCGCGCAAATATGCGGCATTTGAGGGAAGAATTGGATGATGTTGGGCTTGAGCTTGGCCGTTATATACAGCAGACAAATTATGCATCAGGCATGGCAATGCCGGAAGTTGCGGCTGTTGCCGTGCAAGAGCGCTTGGATATGCTGCTTTGTGATTCGATGTATGGGATACTTTTTAGGGATATCAATCCGTACCGCACTTTCTTGGACCAGCATTATTCAAGAATGCTTTGCGCTTATGCGGGAATAACGATAAACACCGGCGAAGATAATTATCTAACAAACGCCGATGCCGTTGCATTTGCGCATACGGTTTACGCGTCCAATTTTATGAACGAACAGCTTGCGCTTTTGGCCCATTTACCTCCATATTTAATGGGATTAGGGCATGCTTACGAGATAGATCCGAAAGTTGAAAATCATTATTTGCTTCAATTGTCGGAAGCGCTTCTTTCGCGCCAACTATTCCCTGACCATCCGTTAAAATATATGCCTCCGACCAAACATATCGGAGCCGATATGTTATTTGCGCATGTCCACAACGTTGGATTTAATAAAGTCGCATGGTTGACCGCGCAAACGATATTGCTTTTAGGGATAATGTCGGAAGGCGTCAGAACTCCTCATCTTGAAGAACGGCTTGATTCTATTCGCAGCGCGAGATTAGCTTTTAATGGAGCTCACGATGAGGGTTCTGTTATCAGGACCGATGGAACTATTTTGGAAACACGGGCACAAGAAGTATTGGCAAATACTGTTCGATTTCTTGCGGAAGTTGAACGCGATGGGATCCTGCCTTCAATTGAGGCAGGCAAGTTTGCGGAAATGAGACGTTCACTAACAGGCGGCCATGGTTACGATGGCGTTATCACTAGATCTGCCAGTTACGAGAACCCAATATTTGCAACGATCGAAGAGAGGTTGATAAAATGAATGTAAGGTCCGCAAGATTTTACGCGGCTCGATCCGGGGACAATCTAATGTATGTTAGAGGTAATGTTGATACTGTGCCCAGAGCTAATTGGCGAATGGCTGTAAGTACGTTGGAAAGTTTAAGGCTGCAAAGGGATGTTTCTGAAGGTCTGAAGATCGATTTAGTATCCAGGGGACTCAATTTACATCGCCAGCCGCATGTTTCGCCTGAAGCCTTTGAATCGGCTATTGTCAAAACGATCGGAGAGCTGGATTATAGGCCGAAGTTTGCGAAAAATGATATTAGAAAATTGCTTAAATTAGCGGACGATCTCTATATTCATAAGGAACAAGTGAGAATGGCTATCGAAGATCTGGTTGCAAGCAAAGGAGCAAAAGTCTTTAGAGTAGAGGATTTGAGATTATCGCCTGAAGGACTTCATACTTTTTCCGCCCTTGTTGTTATGGAAGGGGAAGCCGACCTTTACGCGCATAAATTAAGGATCCCACTATTTCCTGTTCTTGAGAAGCCTGAAATTCGTGCCCATATTCGTGAAATATTAGCGGCCGGAACAACATCAGATAAAAAGCCAGTTTGGGAACCGCTTATAGTTGTGGGTGGAGCTTTAGAGGATGATGCCCATACCGTTGGGATCGACGCAATAATGCAGGCAAAGGGGATACATGGATATAAAGGTATGGAAGCTTTAAATGTGGTTGGCGATGCCCGATATATTGAACCGACGAATCTTCTTGCCCAGGTTTCTTGTGAAAGGCTTGTAGAAGAAGCTATTTCAAGGAAAGCACATATGATATTGGTTTCAAGAATATTAGTTGAAGGGAATCTTTATCTTAGGCATATGGAAAAATTAAATAGCTTGGTTAAAGATGCAAAAGCAAGAGGCAGGCTTAGCCAGGATACGGTTATAATTGTCGGCGGGCCGCGGTTAGATGAATTACAAAAAGTTTACGGAAAGGGCGGCTATGACCAAATTGCAGCGGTTTTCGGACGTGAGGCCAATGCGGACGAAGTATTAAGTTTTTGGGTTGATATGAAAAACAGGCAGGAAGAAGAAATAAGAAGAGCTAGTGCTTATACATTGGATAGTGCTCAACAAACAGCTGAAGTACATGTGCGCGTACTTACCGAAAATGCCGACAAATAAAAGCTAACCTGGCGGTTAGTTATTTTATCGCTTGAACTATCGCTTCTCCAAAAGCTTTGGCATTGACAAATGATCTCCTGTAGGGTATATTATTTATAGTTATATGAAATACCCCAATAAAGGTGGAATATATAAATGAAAATAAAAACACTATCTGAAAAGGAGATCGAGTTGCTGGCACGGCTTGAATATGAGGGAAAAGAGGTCTATACCCGCAAAGAAATAACTTCCTTCTGTAAAAATAAGCGAATGGCAAGCTATTTAATAAAGAAGCTATTAGAGAAAAGAAGGATTAAAAAGATCATTAAAAACATTTACATCCTGATCCCAATGAAGGCGCCCCATGGAAGATGGGCTGTTAATGAATATCTTATAGCAAAAGCCCTGGCTAGAAATGCTAATTATTATATCGGATATGCTCCTGTTTTTAATTCCTATGGCTTTACAGATCAAATGGCCCAGACGATCTATATAGTTAATGATAAATACTCATCGATGAAAACTATCTTCGGAATTAGATATAAACTAATGAAAGTGCTGCCAAACCGGCTTTATGGGCTGGAGAAACGCAAGATAGGGAAAGAAGAAGTTGCGTTTTCTATAAAGGAAAGGGCAATGATCGATGTCTTTGAGTTTTATAGCGCCAAAAAAGCCTATCAGATATTAAAAGATCAATTTAATACGATCGATAAGGATATATTTATTGATTATTTATCTAAATATCCAGTCCAGATCATTCGTAGGCGGATCGGCTATTTTATGGGCCAATTAGGCGCAAATAAAAAAATGTTGAATAAAATAAACATCGGGAAAAAAGGCTATTCTCCGCTTTTTGATAATTGTCCGAAAAAAGGAAGGATAAACAGCAAATGGAGGATCATTATCAATGGATAAGGATGAACTATCAAAAATATTGCATGCCATAACCCATGAACACAATTTCAGGATGGAGATATTGGAAAAGGATTATTATTTAACGGTCATTTTAAATAACTTGCACGACCGTTTGAGCGATAAGCTTGTATTCAAAGGCGGAACCCTCTTGAATAAGGTCCATCTGAACTATCATCGCTTAAGCGAAGACCTGGATTTTAGCTATTATGGGGAAGAAGATTTGACCAAGCGTTCAAATCGGTCGGCCGCTATCGCCCCTATAAAAGAAAAAATGCCGGGATTTTTAAGCTCTCTGGATTTAAGGAGCGACAAGCCAAAAGGGGAAGGATTCAACAGCTCCAAACAATACGTATTTAATGCCTTTTATCCTTCTGTTATAACAAATAAGGAGGGAAACATAAAAATTGAGATATCTCTAAGGCAAAAGCCGTACGATCGGCCTGCCTATAATGTGGTCCACCACTTTTATAAAGACCCTTTTACCGGCCGAAACCTGATCCCCGAAAACAAAATATTGTCGCTTTCTTTGGATGAAGCGGTCGCGGAAAAACTAAAAGCCGCGATCACCAGGAAAGACCCTGTAATACGCGATTATTACGATCTGTGGCATATAGCTGAAGCCGGATTCGATTTCCACAAACGCCATTTTTTGGAACTATTCAAAAAGAAACTCAAAGACGAGGATCATCATGGCGACTTTAAGGATAAGTTTGGCTTGAGCGAAAATAAGCTTGATTTA includes:
- a CDS encoding D-lysine 5,6-aminomutase subunit alpha, whose amino-acid sequence is MRTARSTAANIAGSIFNDCVVGRTTVAIERATLTLMGVDGAKFYVPHTKAIVDAAMREGKEKLSGGIFRPFVNAMIAKGFEDVQMFADSLVSGENVSDVTAVPSQDEAKVLALMDRITSDAMSRLDGAIALRAKNRSELGVGEPPLLYLIVATGEIKDDARQARVVAREGADVIAVIRHSGQSLLDHFPVGMIGGGEGGTYATRANMRHLREELDDVGLELGRYIQQTNYASGMAMPEVAAVAVQERLDMLLCDSMYGILFRDINPYRTFLDQHYSRMLCAYAGITINTGEDNYLTNADAVAFAHTVYASNFMNEQLALLAHLPPYLMGLGHAYEIDPKVENHYLLQLSEALLSRQLFPDHPLKYMPPTKHIGADMLFAHVHNVGFNKVAWLTAQTILLLGIMSEGVRTPHLEERLDSIRSARLAFNGAHDEGSVIRTDGTILETRAQEVLANTVRFLAEVERDGILPSIEAGKFAEMRRSLTGGHGYDGVITRSASYENPIFATIEERLIK
- the lysS gene encoding lysine--tRNA ligase gives rise to the protein MAIRTEFPKTWSSQMVGRHAKLEGLQQKRINPYSSTRFDRTHTNLDIHRICGNLSADADFPSGVKLSGRIMTIRDMGKIIFAHIEDESGKIQVALFKNEIGDEKYKTFVDCLERGDIVGFSGNMFKTRAGEITLRVADFEVLCKSLRPLPEKFHGLKDEDVRQRQRYLDLASNSDVRGTFRKRSQVVWGMRQFLHGMGFMEVETPILQEIHGGAAARPFKTHSNALDMDLFLRIATELHLKRLIVGGFEGVFEIGRIFRNEGIDKRHNPEFTSMELYWAYHNLADMMAITENCAAHIIRAIHGKHQINYQGTELDFTPPWKRMTMEESLEQVGGVNVFGASVDRLREIAIERGVHFEDSMGRGWLVTTLFEELVEKRIVQPTFIYRYPVETTPLAKRSPDDPAFCERFEAYAMGMELANAYSELNDPVDQRARFEEQAKALEGGNEEAQPFDEDFLQAIEVGMPPTGGLGIGIDRLAMLATDSPSIREVILFPTMKSIK
- a CDS encoding zinc-binding dehydrogenase, producing the protein MDYFSTGRVVAPKGAMLFSARKLDPKLPIRPSEALISGRLTLNIDSASFHQISDVCHGDPAMIGDHIAKISARKGKMHNPKTNSGGVVMGTITEMGKYFPVSKFGFGVGDRICTLVSLTVTPLQIDKIVDVRPETEQIDIDGHAILPASGLAAKMPSDFPEPLALAAFDIAGAPSYVEKYVKPGQRVFVIGGGGKSGAFTLCQARKNLGKTGSLIGLDISDQAVDRMKTLGFADYVVKGSALEPLATLETISSITGGKMADLVINVSSRPGTEMASILSVRDGGQIIFFGMATSFQGAALGAEGVGKYAELIMGTGYLPGHADLTLELMRHFPNMLDMLGNIFVERNPNYLPASSAQYVEAQGGPFSVWQKVL
- a CDS encoding KamA family radical SAM protein, producing the protein MLRPNAVRPAGSFDKAIKLGGAVYRGIQGVGVFAQNTGRIALKDTKFERGFTDRTEAIYLKWRTAVETANSFDGIAPYKNLKGFKDVTLTQWLDWKWQVKNSFKNPVDLLKALGVEFEQSQWDDISKAFKDSQARFGINTFEMRVTPSYASMIKARDIDSAALAELKDPKNWKNPTLWARFIDPIFNQAFMHPAELVRDEFENADPLHEDAMKVAKSTTRRYPNRVLLEITETCGMYCRHCTRRRKVSTESLSWDDIKQGIDYVRSNPEVRDVLLSGGDAFLVNDKLLDRILTELESIPHVQIIRFGTRTPVVLPQRITPALVSMLKTHQAKKALWLNTHFNHPRELENPESRRALALLADAGIPMGNQSVLLEGVNNSPKIMMDLVHGLLQNRVRPYYIYINDLSEGIAHFRTSVSDGLKIMLALRGFTTGFAVPTFLIDAPGGGGKIPLAPQYVAGFSPDGKYILLKNYETFDDSNLEGAAVFKYPVKGPEDIAAVKALLRMPS
- a CDS encoding cobalamin B12-binding domain-containing protein encodes the protein MNVRSARFYAARSGDNLMYVRGNVDTVPRANWRMAVSTLESLRLQRDVSEGLKIDLVSRGLNLHRQPHVSPEAFESAIVKTIGELDYRPKFAKNDIRKLLKLADDLYIHKEQVRMAIEDLVASKGAKVFRVEDLRLSPEGLHTFSALVVMEGEADLYAHKLRIPLFPVLEKPEIRAHIREILAAGTTSDKKPVWEPLIVVGGALEDDAHTVGIDAIMQAKGIHGYKGMEALNVVGDARYIEPTNLLAQVSCERLVEEAISRKAHMILVSRILVEGNLYLRHMEKLNSLVKDAKARGRLSQDTVIIVGGPRLDELQKVYGKGGYDQIAAVFGREANADEVLSFWVDMKNRQEEEIRRASAYTLDSAQQTAEVHVRVLTENADK
- a CDS encoding nucleotidyl transferase AbiEii/AbiGii toxin family protein, coding for MDKDELSKILHAITHEHNFRMEILEKDYYLTVILNNLHDRLSDKLVFKGGTLLNKVHLNYHRLSEDLDFSYYGEEDLTKRSNRSAAIAPIKEKMPGFLSSLDLRSDKPKGEGFNSSKQYVFNAFYPSVITNKEGNIKIEISLRQKPYDRPAYNVVHHFYKDPFTGRNLIPENKILSLSLDEAVAEKLKAAITRKDPVIRDYYDLWHIAEAGFDFHKRHFLELFKKKLKDEDHHGDFKDKFGLSENKLDLLTRQVETDLIPVIRIDEVFDLNKVFSRFNKILGAINY
- a CDS encoding PhzF family phenazine biosynthesis protein, giving the protein MSVELPKIVTKKVKFFKIPSDKNLAEILEIRYESFHVGFFVLGGIMISSSALSPRVYRMRAFVKDGQGGNLAGVVCVKPNFPEARMQSIAREIGYSKTAFVMPSDKADFRLRFFTPTTEEPSCGHATIAAFEFLRLQGAIGPGNYTAETMNGVSEVEVKGGGNVFMRQFNPKFYSHVGWDKLFPCFRGLERWEAEQKLRPQLVSTGLIDVLMRVNSLETLLQMLPDPARIVELCTWLAENDPLIMAKRAIDPNVHVTGIHAFSIDTFTGATAHCRNFAPGDGIDEEPATGTSNGALSAYLFHHGAIGSVQARSLRFEQGYCMKSPSEILARLETKHNSIDRVWVGGQAIVLK